The following are encoded together in the Pedobacter steynii genome:
- a CDS encoding VOC family protein produces MSKTGKILWQDLTVEHAEKVKDFYAEVVGWTFSPVSQGAYDDYNIISSSDHEVVGGICHKRGALLDFPSQWLNYVIVEDVDACAEKCSTSGGKVIVGPAMMGKQKYIVIQDPAGAYLALMEE; encoded by the coding sequence ATGAGTAAAACAGGAAAAATACTATGGCAGGACCTGACTGTAGAGCATGCCGAAAAAGTAAAAGATTTTTATGCTGAAGTAGTCGGCTGGACATTTTCTCCTGTTAGTCAGGGGGCATACGATGACTATAACATCATCAGCAGTTCCGACCATGAAGTGGTTGGCGGCATCTGCCATAAAAGAGGGGCATTATTGGACTTTCCTTCCCAATGGTTAAACTATGTTATCGTGGAGGACGTAGATGCCTGTGCTGAAAAATGCAGCACCTCAGGAGGTAAAGTAATTGTGGGCCCTGCGATGATGGGAAAACAAAAATATATTGTAATTCAGGATCCTGCGGGTGCTTATCTTGCTTTAATGGAAGAGTAG
- a CDS encoding response regulator transcription factor gives MNILIVEDEKNLGLEIAAFLGKEGYTIEHAWKKSSAEEKIFVNTYDFILLDLGLPGGDGFELLHQLKQLKDREDAVIILTARGDVEDRIKGLEAGADDYLPKPFSLTELLARMHAIIRRKHKLEMNEVNIHNFILDIKNHKVSFEGQKISLTSKEFEIFNYLVLNKDRVISRINLTEHVWGDILEINSDSNFVDVHVKNLRKKLSVHTPIDWFETVRSIGYRINSGK, from the coding sequence ATGAATATTCTGATTGTTGAAGATGAAAAAAATTTAGGGCTGGAGATAGCGGCATTTCTTGGTAAAGAAGGTTATACCATAGAGCATGCCTGGAAGAAATCATCCGCTGAAGAGAAAATATTTGTCAACACTTACGATTTTATTCTGCTCGACCTGGGTTTACCGGGAGGGGATGGTTTTGAACTTTTACATCAGCTAAAGCAGCTCAAAGACCGGGAAGATGCTGTCATTATCCTGACCGCCCGGGGTGATGTAGAAGACCGTATCAAAGGATTGGAAGCCGGAGCTGATGATTACCTGCCCAAACCTTTTTCTTTAACAGAGTTGCTGGCACGTATGCATGCCATTATCCGGAGAAAACATAAACTGGAAATGAATGAAGTAAATATTCATAATTTCATTCTGGACATCAAAAATCATAAGGTAAGTTTTGAAGGACAAAAAATCAGTCTGACCAGTAAAGAGTTTGAGATTTTCAATTACCTTGTTCTGAATAAGGATAGGGTGATCTCCAGGATTAACCTGACTGAACATGTCTGGGGTGATATTCTGGAAATCAACTCTGATTCGAACTTTGTGGATGTCCATGTTAAGAACCTTCGCAAGAAGCTGTCCGTCCATACCCCCATTGACTGGTTTGAAACGGTCAGGAGTATCGGCTATAGAATAAATTCCGGCAAATAA
- a CDS encoding sigma-70 family RNA polymerase sigma factor: MRQLKIAQSITNRDTDSIDKYLTDIGRIDLLTIDEELSLARRIKKGDTAALDKLVKTNLRFVVSVAKKYQNRGLQLADLISEGNLGLIKAAQRFDDTKGFKFISFAVWWIRQSIMQALADQKRMIRLPGNQVLGIIKINKAADLLEQELERLPTYEELSVATDLSQEKVADYLSSAPLSYSLDMTTSEESGFTLMDTLVNDNVPNTDALMMTESLSEDLNRTLGILPEREKWIITLFFGLDNHTALTLDDMVEVFNLSKERIRQLKDRALKTLRQNCRTPYLAEYF, from the coding sequence ATGAGACAGTTAAAGATCGCACAATCCATTACCAACAGAGATACTGATTCTATTGATAAATACCTGACTGATATTGGAAGAATAGACTTGCTTACTATTGATGAAGAGTTGAGCCTGGCCAGGAGAATTAAAAAAGGAGACACTGCCGCACTGGATAAACTGGTGAAAACGAATTTGCGTTTCGTGGTATCGGTTGCAAAGAAATATCAGAACAGAGGCTTGCAGCTGGCAGACTTGATTAGTGAAGGAAATCTGGGCCTCATTAAGGCTGCGCAACGCTTTGATGATACGAAAGGATTCAAGTTTATTTCTTTCGCCGTCTGGTGGATCCGCCAAAGCATTATGCAGGCACTTGCTGATCAGAAAAGAATGATCAGGCTTCCGGGGAATCAGGTACTCGGAATCATAAAAATTAACAAAGCTGCTGACCTTTTAGAACAGGAGCTGGAAAGATTGCCTACTTATGAAGAGCTTTCTGTTGCTACTGACCTCTCTCAGGAAAAAGTAGCCGATTACCTGTCCAGCGCACCTTTGTCTTATTCGCTGGATATGACTACCAGTGAAGAAAGTGGATTTACCCTGATGGATACCCTTGTCAATGATAACGTTCCGAATACCGATGCCCTGATGATGACTGAGTCATTGAGCGAAGACCTTAACAGAACATTAGGTATTTTACCGGAACGGGAAAAATGGATCATCACACTTTTCTTTGGACTGGATAACCATACTGCCCTGACACTTGATGATATGGTTGAGGTATTCAACCTGAGCAAAGAAAGGATCCGTCAGTTGAAAGACAGGGCCCTGAAAACTCTGAGACAGAATTGCAGGACACCTTATCTGGCAGAGTATTTTTAA
- a CDS encoding sensor histidine kinase has product MKLQLKLALYNTLTKVAIITVMGILILVSINRISVNHMHQRLVQKKNKLITNLSSVKINDLLTQQKTFTDYNLLKEEYIILKEVKNSDTSKLKHYFSQETREIEGSQEEYQILSAEFKYEGRRYLLELGETMSTVGQLEHTISVFTFLILLAAVVLTLLTDLAFSKYLLAPFYQIIDQKLNKVNDPISFNYEPVKTTTEDFKILDQSISILMNKIADLFITEKEFIANVSHELLTPISILNTRLENLLNDEQLSQEGENKVFASLKTLNRLKSIINSLLLISKVENNQYKKPDRISVKEVVHEVYEELEHRLMMMELKFSIDLSEDYIFTGNRSLFNTLLMNVVNNAIKYNLPSGSVHIYDSNTAERYQLSIEDSGQGMDLNEVQHAFQRFEKFQSEKEDSHGLGLSIVKSIASFHGIDIEIESEKNKGTRVIITFSGKE; this is encoded by the coding sequence ATGAAACTGCAACTTAAACTGGCCTTATACAATACCTTAACCAAGGTTGCAATCATCACCGTTATGGGAATTCTGATTCTGGTTTCCATCAACAGAATCTCTGTCAATCACATGCATCAACGTCTGGTACAGAAAAAAAACAAACTCATCACCAATCTGTCCAGCGTGAAGATCAACGATCTTCTGACTCAGCAAAAGACCTTTACCGATTACAACCTGCTGAAAGAAGAATACATCATCCTAAAAGAAGTAAAGAATAGCGATACTTCCAAGCTAAAACACTATTTCAGTCAGGAAACCAGGGAAATTGAGGGTAGTCAGGAAGAATACCAGATTCTGAGTGCAGAATTTAAATATGAAGGAAGACGATACCTGCTCGAGCTTGGGGAAACCATGTCTACTGTGGGTCAGTTAGAGCATACCATTTCTGTATTTACCTTCCTGATCCTGCTGGCAGCAGTAGTTCTGACCTTATTGACAGATCTTGCTTTCAGCAAGTATTTACTTGCCCCATTTTATCAGATCATTGATCAGAAACTCAATAAAGTGAACGATCCTATCAGCTTCAATTATGAGCCTGTAAAGACAACAACAGAGGACTTTAAGATATTAGACCAGAGTATCAGCATCTTGATGAATAAGATTGCTGACCTGTTTATTACGGAAAAAGAATTCATTGCTAATGTTTCTCATGAACTTCTCACTCCTATCTCCATCTTAAATACCCGTTTAGAAAACCTCCTGAATGACGAGCAATTAAGTCAGGAAGGAGAGAATAAAGTATTTGCCAGCTTAAAAACCTTAAACCGTCTTAAGTCGATCATCAACAGCCTCCTGCTCATTTCAAAAGTTGAAAACAACCAGTACAAAAAACCAGACCGTATTTCTGTAAAGGAAGTTGTTCATGAAGTTTATGAAGAACTGGAGCACCGGTTAATGATGATGGAGCTTAAATTCAGCATTGACCTTTCAGAAGACTATATTTTCACGGGAAACCGCTCCTTGTTCAATACTTTATTGATGAATGTGGTCAACAATGCCATTAAGTACAACCTTCCTTCAGGAAGTGTACATATCTATGATTCCAATACGGCAGAACGTTATCAGCTCAGTATAGAAGATTCCGGACAAGGAATGGACCTGAATGAGGTTCAGCATGCTTTCCAGCGCTTTGAAAAGTTCCAGTCGGAGAAGGAAGATAGCCATGGACTTGGTCTTTCTATCGTGAAAAGCATTGCTTCCTTTCATGGAATTGACATCGAAATTGAATCAGAAAAGAATAAGGGAACACGGGTAATTATTACTTTTTCCGGAAAAGAATAA
- a CDS encoding Lrp/AsnC family transcriptional regulator, which yields MSKLDPTHLGILRLLQEDARMTHKELARRLRKSVSPIFERVKWLEQNGYIKGYTALVDLQKSSNSIISYTHIQMNDHSEEALSAFQREVVLFEDVRECYYITGNFDFILKIVSPDMKGYNDFLRGQLSKLPNVGSVQSFLVLSEEKRDTTYKI from the coding sequence ATGTCTAAATTAGATCCCACCCATCTTGGAATTTTACGCCTGTTACAGGAAGATGCCAGAATGACTCATAAAGAGTTGGCCAGAAGATTGAGAAAAAGTGTTTCTCCGATTTTTGAGCGGGTAAAATGGCTGGAGCAGAACGGCTATATCAAAGGATATACTGCATTAGTGGATTTACAGAAGAGCAGCAACAGTATCATTTCCTATACCCATATCCAGATGAATGATCACTCCGAAGAAGCCTTAAGTGCTTTTCAAAGAGAAGTGGTTCTTTTTGAGGATGTCAGGGAATGTTATTATATCACCGGAAATTTTGATTTTATTCTAAAGATTGTATCTCCTGATATGAAGGGCTACAATGATTTCCTACGTGGCCAGTTGTCCAAACTACCTAATGTGGGGAGTGTTCAGAGTTTCCTTGTCTTATCAGAAGAGAAAAGAGACACTACTTATAAAATATAG
- the serC gene encoding 3-phosphoserine/phosphohydroxythreonine transaminase, whose amino-acid sequence MKHNFGAGPCILPAKVLDQAADAVRNFNGLGLSILEISHRTPEFEAVMKETQDLVRELLRVPEGYSILFLQGGASTQFSMLAMNFLHQEKKAAYLDCGYFSQKAIKEALLFGQVNIVASSKDKGYNYIPLGYEIPEDSAYFHYTSNNTIEGTEMFSFPPTTVPVICDMSSDIFSRMVNVADFDLIYAGAQKNMGPAGMTLVVVKDTLLEHIQRQVPSMSDYRIYRDNGSLFNTPPVFSIYVAMLNLRWLKEKGGVKTIETENIAKAALLYEEIDRNPLFYGLADPDHRSRMNVTFKMYEPAMEQEFLDFASTRGIVGVKGYRSVGGFRASLYNALPISSVEILVSCMSDFEKEKLNKEVELAQNESL is encoded by the coding sequence ATCAAACATAATTTCGGAGCCGGGCCTTGCATATTACCTGCTAAAGTTTTAGATCAGGCAGCAGACGCTGTCAGAAATTTCAATGGCCTTGGGCTGAGTATTCTGGAAATTTCACATCGGACTCCTGAGTTCGAAGCAGTAATGAAGGAAACTCAGGATCTGGTCAGGGAATTATTGCGGGTGCCGGAAGGTTATAGCATTCTGTTTTTGCAGGGAGGAGCAAGTACCCAATTTTCTATGCTGGCCATGAACTTCCTGCATCAGGAGAAAAAAGCGGCTTATCTGGATTGTGGCTATTTTTCTCAAAAGGCGATTAAAGAAGCCCTATTGTTTGGTCAGGTAAACATTGTCGCGTCATCGAAAGATAAAGGATATAACTATATCCCTCTTGGATATGAAATCCCTGAGGATTCTGCCTATTTCCATTATACCTCTAATAATACGATCGAAGGAACTGAAATGTTCAGTTTTCCTCCAACCACAGTTCCGGTGATTTGCGATATGTCGTCTGATATCTTCAGCAGAATGGTAAATGTTGCCGATTTTGACCTGATTTATGCAGGTGCACAAAAAAATATGGGGCCTGCCGGAATGACATTGGTTGTGGTCAAAGATACTTTGCTGGAGCACATACAGAGACAGGTTCCTTCCATGTCAGATTACCGGATTTACAGAGACAATGGTTCTTTGTTTAACACCCCTCCGGTATTCTCTATCTATGTGGCTATGCTCAACCTGAGGTGGTTAAAAGAGAAAGGTGGAGTAAAAACAATTGAAACTGAAAATATCGCTAAAGCGGCATTATTATATGAAGAAATTGACCGCAATCCATTGTTTTACGGGCTTGCCGATCCTGATCACAGATCAAGAATGAATGTGACTTTCAAAATGTACGAACCAGCTATGGAGCAGGAGTTCCTTGATTTTGCCTCGACAAGAGGAATAGTTGGCGTAAAAGGATACCGTTCAGTTGGAGGCTTCAGGGCTTCCTTATATAATGCACTGCCGATTTCAAGTGTGGAAATCCTGGTCAGCTGTATGAGCGATTTTGAAAAAGAAAAGCTGAATAAAGAAGTAGAATTAGCACAAAATGAGTCCCTATGA
- a CDS encoding PepSY-associated TM helix domain-containing protein has translation MNKKKNRFKYWIGQIHLWLGLISGIFVCFLGITGCILAFEREIENVTQPYRFTTVKKAALLAPSKLKEIADRQLPGKHAHSVGYQTGKSAQVVYYAADPEYYWIVFLNPYTGEILKVKNMDDDFFRVVIMGHYYLWLPPNIGQPVLASATLMFLFLLVSGLILWWPKNRAASKKRFSIKLNAKWKRVNYDLHNVLGFYMTWILIFIAISGLVMGFQWFAGSVYWLSSGGESIKPFQETYSDTTNIKPAILQKPAIDRLWERTMNNLPGYTGGIEVHVPANDKLAIEVAINPDTDTYWKADYLYYDQYTLKEIPVNHIYGKLADASLADRISRMNYDIHIGAVAGLTGKIMAFFASLIAASLPITGFIIWWGRKKKQNKIPRPAQ, from the coding sequence TTGAATAAAAAGAAAAACAGATTCAAGTACTGGATCGGACAAATACACCTGTGGCTGGGATTAATTTCCGGGATTTTCGTGTGTTTCTTAGGCATCACAGGATGCATTCTTGCATTTGAACGTGAAATAGAAAATGTGACTCAACCTTATCGTTTTACAACCGTAAAAAAGGCTGCATTGCTGGCTCCTTCCAAACTAAAAGAAATCGCAGACCGGCAGCTTCCCGGAAAACATGCACATAGTGTGGGTTATCAGACCGGCAAATCTGCTCAGGTTGTTTATTATGCAGCGGATCCTGAATATTACTGGATTGTCTTTTTAAATCCATATACCGGAGAGATATTGAAGGTAAAGAACATGGATGACGATTTTTTCAGAGTGGTCATTATGGGACATTATTACCTATGGCTTCCTCCTAATATCGGCCAGCCTGTATTGGCCAGCGCGACTTTAATGTTCCTCTTTCTGCTCGTTTCCGGGCTCATATTATGGTGGCCTAAAAACAGAGCTGCCAGCAAAAAGAGGTTTTCTATAAAGCTCAATGCCAAATGGAAAAGGGTTAATTATGATTTACACAACGTGCTGGGTTTTTACATGACCTGGATTCTGATCTTTATTGCAATTTCCGGATTGGTGATGGGCTTTCAGTGGTTTGCGGGTTCCGTGTACTGGCTATCTTCCGGTGGAGAAAGTATTAAGCCATTTCAGGAAACCTATTCAGATACCACAAACATAAAGCCCGCTATATTGCAAAAGCCTGCTATAGACAGGTTATGGGAAAGAACGATGAACAACCTTCCCGGTTATACCGGCGGCATAGAGGTTCACGTGCCGGCAAATGATAAACTGGCCATTGAAGTAGCCATTAACCCGGATACAGATACCTATTGGAAAGCCGACTATCTTTATTATGATCAGTATACACTGAAAGAGATTCCAGTAAACCATATCTATGGAAAACTGGCCGATGCCAGCCTGGCCGACCGGATTTCAAGAATGAATTATGATATCCATATTGGAGCTGTTGCCGGGCTAACCGGCAAAATCATGGCCTTTTTTGCCAGCCTGATAGCAGCAAGTTTACCCATTACAGGCTTTATCATCTGGTGGGGAAGAAAAAAGAAACAGAATAAAATACCCAGGCCTGCCCAATAG
- a CDS encoding 3-keto-disaccharide hydrolase, with translation MKTNAVTLIFCCFILSACTTIKKQPGEQTSDKKGWISLFNKKDIKDWFVKIHHHGMDENFGNTFRVEDGMVKVRYDQYGDFNDQFGHLYYKVPYSYYHLVVEYRFVGALQKGAPSYTLRNSGVMFHSQDPRTMLKEQDWPISVEMQFLGGLGDGKPRPTGNMCSPGTNVVYKGKIADAHCLNSSSKTYDGDQWVRAELIVLGDSLITHIINGDTVLQYSKPQIGGGVANGYDPKMKIDGKLLSSGYIALQSEGQPIDFRKVELKDLSALKEKTKRK, from the coding sequence ATGAAAACAAACGCCGTAACACTCATTTTTTGCTGTTTTATACTTTCTGCCTGTACAACGATAAAAAAACAACCTGGTGAACAGACTTCCGATAAAAAGGGATGGATTTCTCTTTTCAATAAGAAAGACATTAAAGACTGGTTTGTCAAGATCCATCACCATGGAATGGATGAGAATTTCGGCAACACTTTTCGCGTAGAAGATGGTATGGTAAAAGTAAGATATGACCAGTATGGCGATTTCAATGATCAGTTTGGTCATCTGTATTATAAAGTCCCCTATTCCTATTATCATCTTGTAGTAGAATATCGTTTCGTGGGGGCGCTTCAAAAAGGCGCACCTTCCTATACCCTGCGAAATAGTGGAGTGATGTTCCATTCTCAGGATCCGCGAACGATGCTTAAAGAACAGGACTGGCCGATTTCTGTTGAAATGCAGTTTCTGGGTGGCCTGGGAGATGGCAAACCAAGGCCAACAGGGAATATGTGTTCGCCTGGAACAAATGTCGTTTATAAAGGAAAAATAGCAGATGCTCATTGCCTCAATTCCAGCTCAAAGACCTATGACGGTGATCAATGGGTCAGGGCTGAGCTCATCGTTCTTGGCGATTCGCTGATTACCCATATCATCAATGGAGATACCGTACTTCAGTATTCGAAACCCCAGATCGGCGGAGGTGTTGCCAATGGTTATGATCCTAAAATGAAAATAGATGGAAAACTGCTCAGCAGCGGTTACATCGCTCTTCAAAGTGAAGGACAACCCATTGATTTCCGAAAAGTGGAATTAAAAGATTTATCTGCACTTAAAGAAAAAACAAAACGCAAATAG
- a CDS encoding GlxA family transcriptional regulator, whose amino-acid sequence MIQVGLLLTNKYRLLSVAAILDVFDTVNNHYENNGESPFFKINLIRSGSSANEGVSFEKYTSLSLKESGQQDLVLIPAFDGTDLSSSIHNNLEFLPWMQQQYKKGAELASFCTGAFLLAASGLLNGKSATTHVNSSHAFSSNFPDVYFKPDKVVTIDQGIYTSGGATSSFHLMLTLIHNYCSRDLAIHIAKVFAIDMNREQQSYFGTFHPAKDHGDELVVKTQLCIENAYKEAVTIEDILQQIPSSRRNIVRRFKQATGTTLIEYLQKTRIEAAKKLLEQTNFSILEIMLHSGYNDLKTFRQLFKKNSGMTPKDYRDKFKPKAA is encoded by the coding sequence ATGATACAGGTAGGCTTATTATTAACCAATAAATACCGTCTGCTTAGCGTAGCAGCAATATTAGATGTGTTTGATACGGTAAACAACCATTACGAAAACAATGGTGAATCCCCTTTTTTTAAGATCAACCTGATCCGCAGTGGAAGCTCGGCCAATGAAGGAGTTTCCTTTGAAAAATATACTTCTCTTTCTTTGAAAGAGTCCGGTCAGCAAGATCTGGTTTTAATTCCTGCGTTTGACGGGACAGACCTCAGTTCTTCCATCCATAATAACCTGGAATTTTTACCCTGGATGCAACAGCAATATAAAAAGGGAGCGGAACTCGCCAGTTTCTGCACAGGAGCATTCTTACTTGCGGCCAGTGGCTTATTGAACGGCAAAAGTGCCACTACTCATGTCAATTCAAGTCATGCTTTCTCTTCAAATTTTCCTGATGTTTACTTTAAACCCGATAAAGTAGTCACCATTGATCAGGGAATTTATACCAGCGGAGGGGCTACCAGCAGTTTTCATCTGATGCTGACACTCATTCACAATTATTGTAGTCGTGATCTGGCCATTCATATTGCAAAGGTATTTGCAATAGATATGAACCGGGAACAGCAAAGCTATTTCGGGACTTTCCATCCAGCCAAGGATCATGGGGATGAACTGGTGGTCAAAACGCAGCTTTGCATAGAAAATGCCTATAAAGAAGCAGTCACCATTGAGGACATCTTACAACAGATTCCATCAAGCCGACGCAACATTGTGCGTCGTTTTAAACAAGCCACCGGAACTACATTGATTGAATATTTACAGAAAACCAGAATAGAAGCGGCCAAAAAACTATTGGAGCAAACCAATTTCAGCATTTTGGAAATCATGCTCCACTCCGGTTATAATGACCTGAAAACTTTCCGTCAGCTTTTCAAGAAAAACTCCGGAATGACTCCTAAAGACTATCGGGACAAGTTTAAGCCGAAAGCTGCATAA
- a CDS encoding PepSY-associated TM helix domain-containing protein, whose translation MKHTTPKSAWQITRKLFNDIHLWLGLASGIIVILVCLSGTLYVFNTELKEMATPELYKVERTAGAIALPVEELIGKVKASTGGKVVSVRIPADPNRTYQFMVKMKEDKKEGEGKVKADDISKTAVATDGKAKKGKDEKGKDKPAEGKRPSAFAVNPYTGVVIGNISEAKSTAASFMKTMFSLHRWLLLDKIEKPIFGELENRKLGSYISGAATILFTLGVITGMIIWFPQKLKSWKQGLKIKWTGSWKRTNHDLHNSLGFYACIFLFLMGITGPQWSFPWYREALRKTLGTYQPEGFEPPKDPVSVIKAGVENSTPLNIADYIKKAETVLPYRGDYNISLAKDSVSAIAITKNKVGFFAPSAGDKLLLDQYSAGVLKIEVFKDKPFNERISGSIKALHLGDVYGMFTKIIYFIACLIATSLPITGTLIWLNKLKKKKKKVKRKTVMQLSA comes from the coding sequence ATGAAACACACCACACCAAAATCTGCCTGGCAAATTACACGTAAACTCTTTAATGATATTCATTTATGGCTTGGATTAGCCAGTGGGATTATCGTTATCCTGGTCTGCTTAAGCGGGACACTTTATGTGTTTAACACTGAGCTCAAAGAAATGGCGACGCCCGAATTGTATAAAGTAGAACGTACAGCAGGCGCGATCGCTTTACCGGTAGAAGAACTGATTGGAAAAGTTAAAGCCAGCACCGGTGGAAAAGTCGTTTCCGTAAGAATTCCGGCAGACCCTAACCGTACCTATCAGTTCATGGTTAAAATGAAAGAAGATAAAAAAGAAGGAGAGGGGAAAGTTAAGGCTGATGATATCAGTAAAACAGCAGTAGCTACAGATGGGAAGGCTAAAAAAGGGAAAGACGAAAAAGGTAAAGATAAACCTGCAGAGGGAAAACGTCCTTCAGCTTTTGCCGTCAATCCATATACAGGAGTGGTGATCGGCAATATTTCAGAAGCGAAGAGTACAGCGGCTTCTTTCATGAAGACGATGTTTAGCCTTCACAGGTGGTTGCTGTTAGACAAAATTGAAAAACCAATCTTTGGGGAACTGGAAAACAGGAAACTGGGAAGCTATATCTCCGGTGCAGCGACTATCCTTTTTACACTCGGGGTAATCACCGGAATGATTATCTGGTTTCCTCAAAAATTAAAATCCTGGAAACAGGGATTAAAAATAAAATGGACCGGAAGCTGGAAAAGAACAAACCATGACCTGCACAATAGTTTAGGCTTTTATGCCTGTATTTTTTTATTCCTGATGGGGATTACGGGGCCCCAATGGTCATTCCCATGGTATAGGGAGGCTTTACGTAAAACATTAGGCACCTATCAGCCTGAAGGTTTTGAGCCGCCAAAAGACCCTGTTTCAGTAATTAAGGCCGGTGTAGAAAATAGTACCCCATTAAACATTGCTGATTATATAAAAAAAGCAGAGACTGTTTTGCCTTATAGAGGAGATTACAACATTAGCCTGGCTAAGGACTCTGTTTCTGCAATTGCAATTACCAAAAATAAAGTCGGCTTTTTTGCACCTTCAGCAGGAGATAAACTGCTGTTAGACCAGTACAGCGCCGGCGTACTTAAAATAGAGGTATTTAAAGACAAACCTTTTAATGAACGTATTTCAGGTTCGATTAAAGCTTTACATTTAGGAGATGTATATGGGATGTTTACAAAAATAATCTATTTTATTGCCTGCCTGATTGCCACGAGCTTACCCATTACCGGAACGTTGATCTGGTTGAACAAATTGAAAAAGAAGAAGAAAAAAGTAAAGCGGAAAACAGTTATGCAGCTTTCGGCTTAA